A single window of Modestobacter italicus DNA harbors:
- the cutA gene encoding aerobic carbon-monoxide dehydrogenase large subunit encodes MTTKLFGEPVRRREDARLITGQGRYLDDIGSSAYAAAFLRSPYAHARIVDIDVTAAVDVEGLLAVYTYEDLVGPMAEPLPVLIPHPQLTSPRTGYPLAKDVVQHVGEAVVMVVATDRYVAEDALDKIAVTYEELPVVVGVDAARAAVHAVHDDVPDNVAARHHQETGDVEPALAASPHTLSFTQYFERSAAMPMEGKGVHARWDDDDSSLRVYTSTQASTSVRAAIAAKLELSLEKVEVIAPDVGGGFGVKIVHPWPEELLVPMAARLLGHEVKWSEDRREHFISAAHERQQRQEVTVGYDDDGRITALDVHIWHDNGAYTPYGIIVPIVTATQLVGPYVIPVYRVQVESVYTNTVIVTPYRGAGRPQGCFAMERAMDRIAQERGLDRAEVRLSNLIQADQFPYDHHLTFQDGRPVIYDSGDYVGLMDKLKALVHWDSVEERRAEARARGRHLGIGMAMYVEGTGPGPYEGGHVQVLGSGKVLVSTGLTSQGQGHETVFAQLVASELGVPMEDVEVTTGDTRRFGYAVGTFASRAAVMSGNAVALAARGVKEKALRIAADVLEVDPGDLEIDEGLVQVKGTPGASIPLRTVAVLSNPLRYAFDEAAKQATQFAGPGDDSKPPVAVGDAPGLEHTDYYSPVRSTFASGAHAAVVEIDPLTWEIEVVDYAVVHDCGNVVNPMIVEGQVHGGVAQGVGGALYERMAYDRDGQLQNASFMDFLMPYASEVPDVVIDHQETASPLNPLGLKGAGEAGVIPGSAAIASAIEDAVGRRIAAMPISPTELYDLVRSDADQVANTTTGVLA; translated from the coding sequence GTGACCACCAAGCTGTTCGGGGAGCCGGTCCGCCGGCGCGAGGACGCCCGGCTGATCACCGGCCAGGGCCGCTACCTCGACGACATCGGCTCGTCGGCGTACGCGGCGGCGTTCCTCCGCAGCCCCTACGCGCACGCCCGGATCGTCGACATCGACGTCACCGCGGCCGTCGACGTCGAGGGCCTGCTGGCGGTCTACACCTACGAGGACCTGGTCGGCCCGATGGCCGAACCGCTGCCCGTGCTCATCCCGCACCCCCAGCTCACCTCGCCGCGCACCGGGTACCCGCTGGCCAAGGACGTGGTCCAGCACGTCGGCGAGGCCGTGGTCATGGTCGTCGCCACCGACCGGTACGTCGCCGAGGACGCCCTGGACAAGATCGCGGTGACCTACGAGGAGCTGCCGGTCGTCGTCGGGGTCGACGCGGCGCGCGCGGCGGTGCACGCCGTCCACGACGACGTGCCGGACAACGTCGCGGCCCGGCACCACCAGGAGACCGGCGACGTCGAGCCGGCCCTGGCCGCCTCGCCGCACACGCTGTCGTTCACCCAGTACTTCGAGCGCAGCGCCGCCATGCCCATGGAGGGCAAGGGCGTGCACGCCCGCTGGGACGACGACGACTCCTCGCTGCGGGTCTACACCAGCACCCAGGCCTCCACCTCGGTGCGCGCGGCGATCGCGGCGAAGCTGGAGCTGTCGCTGGAGAAGGTCGAGGTCATCGCCCCGGACGTCGGCGGCGGCTTCGGGGTCAAGATCGTGCACCCGTGGCCGGAGGAGCTGCTGGTGCCGATGGCGGCCCGGCTGCTCGGCCACGAGGTGAAGTGGAGCGAGGACCGCCGCGAGCACTTCATCTCCGCGGCCCACGAGCGCCAGCAGCGCCAGGAGGTGACGGTCGGCTACGACGACGACGGGCGGATCACGGCCCTCGACGTGCACATCTGGCACGACAACGGCGCCTACACGCCCTACGGGATCATCGTCCCGATCGTGACCGCGACCCAGCTGGTCGGCCCGTACGTGATCCCGGTCTACCGGGTGCAGGTGGAGAGCGTCTACACCAACACGGTGATCGTGACCCCGTACCGCGGGGCCGGCCGGCCGCAGGGCTGCTTCGCGATGGAGCGGGCGATGGACCGGATCGCCCAGGAGCGCGGGCTGGACCGGGCCGAGGTACGGCTGAGCAACCTGATCCAGGCCGACCAGTTCCCCTACGACCACCACCTCACGTTCCAGGACGGCCGGCCGGTCATCTACGACTCCGGCGACTACGTCGGGCTGATGGACAAGCTCAAGGCCCTGGTGCACTGGGACTCCGTCGAGGAGCGCCGCGCCGAGGCCCGCGCCCGCGGCAGGCACCTGGGCATCGGGATGGCGATGTACGTCGAGGGCACCGGCCCCGGCCCCTACGAGGGCGGGCACGTGCAGGTCCTCGGCAGCGGCAAGGTGCTGGTCTCCACCGGGCTGACCTCGCAGGGGCAGGGGCACGAGACCGTGTTCGCCCAGCTGGTCGCCTCCGAGCTCGGCGTGCCGATGGAGGACGTCGAGGTCACCACCGGCGACACCCGCCGCTTCGGCTACGCCGTCGGGACCTTCGCCTCCCGGGCCGCGGTGATGAGCGGCAACGCCGTCGCGCTGGCCGCGCGCGGGGTCAAGGAGAAGGCGCTGCGGATCGCCGCCGACGTGCTCGAGGTCGACCCCGGCGACCTGGAGATCGACGAGGGCCTGGTCCAGGTCAAGGGGACGCCGGGCGCCTCGATCCCGCTGCGCACGGTCGCGGTGCTGTCCAACCCGCTGCGGTACGCCTTCGACGAGGCGGCCAAGCAGGCCACCCAGTTCGCCGGGCCGGGCGACGACTCCAAGCCGCCGGTCGCCGTCGGGGACGCGCCGGGCCTGGAGCACACCGACTACTACTCCCCCGTGCGGTCGACCTTCGCCTCCGGCGCGCACGCCGCGGTGGTGGAGATCGACCCGCTGACCTGGGAGATCGAGGTCGTCGACTATGCCGTGGTGCACGACTGCGGCAACGTGGTGAACCCGATGATCGTCGAGGGGCAGGTGCACGGCGGCGTCGCGCAGGGTGTCGGCGGGGCGCTGTACGAGCGGATGGCCTACGACCGCGACGGGCAACTGCAGAACGCCTCGTTCATGGACTTCCTCATGCCCTACGCCTCCGAGGTGCCCGACG
- a CDS encoding (2Fe-2S)-binding protein has product MTTTQTERTITVVVNGVPREATVPVRWLLSDALRHQFGLTGTHVGCEHGVCGSCTVLVDGEPTRSCLVLAVQVDGRRVTTVEGLSRPDHQGGQVLHPIQEAFRECHALQCGFCTPGFLTTIAAGLDARDASVEITDEEVEEMVGGNLCRCTGYANIKKACRYAADAMRESARTAEDGAR; this is encoded by the coding sequence GTGACCACCACCCAGACCGAGCGCACCATCACCGTCGTCGTCAACGGTGTTCCACGTGAAGCCACCGTCCCGGTCCGCTGGCTGCTGTCCGACGCGCTGCGGCACCAGTTCGGGCTGACCGGCACGCACGTCGGCTGCGAGCACGGGGTCTGCGGCTCGTGCACGGTGCTCGTCGACGGCGAGCCGACCCGCTCCTGCCTGGTGCTGGCCGTCCAGGTCGACGGCCGCCGGGTCACCACGGTGGAGGGGCTCTCCCGGCCCGACCACCAGGGCGGCCAGGTGCTGCACCCGATCCAGGAGGCCTTCCGGGAGTGCCACGCCCTGCAGTGCGGGTTCTGCACGCCGGGCTTCCTGACCACCATCGCCGCCGGCCTGGACGCCCGGGACGCCTCGGTGGAGATCACCGACGAGGAGGTCGAGGAGATGGTCGGCGGCAACCTCTGCCGGTGCACCGGCTACGCCAACATCAAGAAGGCCTGCCGGTACGCCGCGGACGCCATGCGCGAGTCCGCCAGGACGGCAGAGGACGGCGCCCGGTGA
- a CDS encoding FAD binding domain-containing protein gives MKPAPFGYADPTTVEDALDVLAADEGAKVLAGGQSLLPLLSMRLAAPTTLVDINRVPGLDRIEVTRDGVRVGALVRHVGLLHSTEAAAVQPLLARATANVAHPAIRNRGTTVGSIAHADPSGEMTSVLALTDGSVTVATPGGRETIGWRDFFVGPLETSVHGPAVVLEAFFPALPERSGTAFAEISRRKGDYAVCGAGVVVTLDADRRVSGARAAYLSVGLVPEVHDLTDAVVGKPVDSADWAAAGELARGLVDPDGDLHASADYRRLLVGTLTERTLATAAAEAASRAGAGQ, from the coding sequence GTGAAGCCCGCCCCGTTCGGCTACGCCGACCCGACGACGGTCGAGGACGCCCTCGACGTCCTCGCCGCGGACGAGGGCGCCAAGGTGCTGGCCGGCGGCCAGTCGCTGCTGCCGCTGCTCTCCATGCGCCTCGCGGCGCCGACCACGCTGGTCGACATCAACCGGGTGCCCGGCCTGGACCGCATCGAGGTCACCCGGGACGGCGTCCGGGTGGGCGCCCTGGTGCGGCACGTCGGGCTGCTGCACTCGACCGAGGCGGCCGCCGTGCAGCCGCTGCTGGCCCGGGCGACGGCGAACGTCGCGCACCCCGCGATCCGCAACCGGGGGACGACGGTGGGCTCGATCGCGCACGCCGACCCCTCCGGTGAGATGACCTCCGTGCTCGCGCTGACCGACGGCTCGGTCACCGTGGCCACCCCGGGCGGGCGGGAGACCATCGGCTGGCGCGACTTCTTCGTCGGCCCGCTGGAGACCTCCGTGCACGGGCCGGCCGTCGTCCTGGAGGCCTTCTTCCCCGCCCTGCCGGAGCGCTCGGGCACCGCGTTCGCGGAGATCTCCCGGCGCAAGGGCGACTACGCGGTCTGCGGGGCGGGCGTCGTCGTCACCCTGGACGCCGACCGGCGGGTGTCCGGCGCCCGGGCGGCGTACCTCTCCGTCGGGCTGGTGCCCGAGGTGCACGACCTGACCGACGCGGTCGTCGGCAAGCCGGTGGACAGCGCGGACTGGGCGGCCGCCGGCGAGCTGGCCCGCGGCCTGGTCGACCCCGACGGCGACCTGCACGCCAGCGCGGACTACCGGCGCCTGCTGGTCGGCACGCTCACCGAACGGACGCTGGCCACCGCGGCGGCCGAAGCAGCCTCTCGAGCAGGAGCCGGGCAGTGA
- a CDS encoding succinyl-CoA synthetase subunit alpha: MNDSQGVRHVSLRSGVYADSVRLMQVSRDIGARDGVRAVLVAMATPLNLELAAGMGLAPDGEAKPDQLLIALTATDDAELTAAVAAVEAALAHRERSGDVQTIPARTIGAGLADATDPALAIISVPGPYAAAEAADAIAAGRSVLVFSDGVPVEQEVALKQAAHEAGVLVMGPDCGTAIVSGVALGFANVVRPGPVGLVAASGTGAQQVSCLLDAAGVGVSHVLGVGGRDLSEAVGGLATLDALAALDADPATERVLLVSKPPAASVAARVREAADQLSVPVRSAVLSAEQPDLTAAVEALLGDLGVAVPEWPSRPGTADAVAPGAVLKGFYSGGTLADETMLIAAPVLGDIRSNTPLRPELDLGTDLRARGHVVVDFGDDALTVGRAHPMIDPTLRLEAIAALAAGGEPAVLLLDVVLGHGADPDPAASLGPALQAAALPTVVALVGTEGDPQGWSRQADALAEAGAAVFASNAAATRYALSLIGDGHE; the protein is encoded by the coding sequence GTGAACGACAGCCAGGGCGTCCGGCACGTCTCCCTGCGGAGCGGCGTCTACGCCGACTCGGTCCGCCTGATGCAGGTCAGCCGGGACATCGGCGCCCGGGACGGCGTCCGCGCCGTGCTGGTCGCGATGGCCACCCCGCTGAACCTCGAGCTGGCCGCCGGCATGGGCCTGGCGCCGGACGGCGAGGCGAAGCCCGACCAGCTGCTCATCGCGCTCACCGCCACCGACGACGCCGAGCTGACCGCCGCGGTCGCCGCCGTCGAGGCCGCGCTGGCGCACCGGGAGCGGTCCGGGGACGTGCAGACCATCCCGGCCCGGACCATCGGCGCAGGGCTGGCCGACGCGACCGACCCCGCGCTGGCGATCATCAGCGTGCCGGGCCCGTACGCCGCCGCCGAGGCCGCCGACGCCATCGCCGCGGGCCGCAGCGTGCTGGTGTTCAGTGACGGCGTGCCGGTCGAGCAGGAGGTCGCGCTCAAGCAGGCGGCCCACGAGGCCGGGGTGCTGGTGATGGGCCCGGACTGCGGCACCGCGATCGTCTCCGGTGTCGCGCTCGGCTTCGCCAACGTCGTCCGCCCCGGCCCGGTCGGCCTGGTCGCGGCCAGCGGGACCGGCGCCCAGCAGGTCAGCTGCCTGCTCGACGCCGCCGGGGTGGGCGTCTCGCACGTCCTCGGAGTCGGCGGCCGGGACCTGTCCGAGGCCGTCGGCGGGCTGGCCACGCTCGACGCCCTCGCCGCGCTGGACGCCGACCCGGCCACCGAGCGGGTGCTGCTGGTCTCCAAGCCCCCGGCCGCGTCGGTCGCGGCGCGGGTGCGCGAGGCGGCCGACCAGCTGTCGGTGCCGGTCCGCTCGGCGGTGCTGTCGGCGGAGCAGCCCGACCTCACCGCCGCCGTCGAGGCGCTCCTCGGCGACCTGGGCGTCGCCGTCCCGGAGTGGCCGAGCCGCCCCGGCACCGCCGACGCGGTGGCCCCCGGCGCGGTGCTCAAGGGCTTCTACTCCGGCGGCACGCTGGCCGACGAGACGATGCTGATCGCCGCCCCGGTGCTCGGCGACATCCGCTCCAACACCCCGCTGCGGCCTGAGCTGGACCTCGGCACCGACCTGCGGGCGCGCGGGCACGTGGTCGTCGACTTCGGCGACGACGCGCTCACCGTGGGCCGCGCCCACCCGATGATCGACCCGACGCTGCGGCTGGAGGCGATCGCCGCGCTCGCGGCCGGCGGGGAGCCCGCCGTCCTGCTGCTCGACGTCGTCCTCGGCCACGGCGCCGACCCCGACCCGGCGGCGAGCCTCGGCCCGGCGCTGCAGGCGGCGGCCCTGCCGACCGTGGTCGCGCTGGTCGGCACCGAGGGCGACCCGCAGGGCTGGTCCCGGCAGGCCGACGCCCTCGCCGAGGCCGGCGCCGCGGTCTTCGCCAGCAACGCCGCCGCCACCCGCTACGCCCTCAGCCTGATCGGAGACGGCCATGAGTGA
- a CDS encoding DUF1116 domain-containing protein yields the protein MSDPLGGLLAAPPSIVAAGVEVFSTALRQQGVSVTDVDWRPPGFGSPEDLAQLALDPRRAAANRAAVERVLAAGSVLVDVRPAREVLDLPDRTLLHSGPPLTWEKASGPMRGALMGAAIFEGWATDPDDAERVLAAGEITLDPCHHHRTVGPMAGVTSPSMWMWCLEDPASGGQAWCNLNEGLGKVLRMGAFNEEVQTRLAWMRDVLGPVLQQAVRSRPEPLDVKAILAQMLQMGDEGHNRNRAGSLMALRELSPSVVAVDAPSSDIAEVLRFIGGNEHFYLNLGMPTAKLAMDAARGVPGSTLVTVMARNGTEFGIQTAGTGDRWFTGPANTPVGLFLGDYGPEDANPDIGDSAIMETYGVGGFSMAAAPAIVRFVGGSVPDALATTERMYQLTLTENPAMQIPIMGFRGSPTGIDVLKVARTGWLPQINTGMAGRVAGTGQVGAGLVQPPQQCFEQALAALAEESRAAG from the coding sequence ATGAGTGACCCCCTCGGCGGCCTGCTGGCCGCCCCGCCGTCGATCGTCGCCGCCGGCGTGGAGGTGTTCTCCACCGCGCTCCGGCAGCAGGGCGTGTCCGTCACCGACGTCGACTGGCGGCCGCCGGGCTTCGGCAGCCCCGAGGACCTCGCCCAGCTGGCGCTGGACCCGCGCCGCGCCGCCGCCAACCGGGCCGCCGTCGAGCGGGTGCTCGCGGCCGGCTCGGTGCTGGTCGACGTCCGGCCGGCCCGCGAGGTGCTCGACCTGCCCGACCGCACGCTGCTGCACTCCGGCCCGCCGCTGACCTGGGAGAAGGCGTCCGGCCCGATGCGCGGGGCCCTCATGGGCGCCGCCATCTTCGAGGGCTGGGCCACCGACCCGGACGACGCCGAGCGGGTGCTCGCCGCCGGCGAGATCACCCTCGACCCCTGCCACCACCACCGCACCGTCGGCCCGATGGCCGGGGTGACCAGCCCCTCGATGTGGATGTGGTGCCTGGAGGACCCGGCGAGCGGCGGCCAGGCCTGGTGCAACCTGAACGAGGGCCTGGGCAAGGTGCTGCGGATGGGCGCCTTCAACGAGGAGGTGCAGACCCGGCTGGCCTGGATGCGCGACGTCCTCGGCCCGGTGCTGCAGCAGGCCGTCCGCAGCCGGCCGGAGCCGCTGGACGTCAAGGCGATCCTGGCGCAGATGCTGCAGATGGGCGACGAGGGGCACAACCGCAACCGCGCCGGCTCGCTGATGGCGCTGCGCGAGCTGTCGCCGTCCGTCGTCGCCGTCGACGCACCCTCGAGCGACATCGCCGAGGTGCTGCGGTTCATCGGCGGCAACGAGCACTTCTACCTCAACCTCGGCATGCCGACGGCGAAGCTGGCGATGGACGCCGCCCGCGGTGTGCCCGGCTCGACGCTGGTCACCGTGATGGCCCGCAACGGCACCGAGTTCGGCATCCAGACCGCCGGCACCGGCGACCGCTGGTTCACCGGCCCGGCCAACACCCCGGTCGGCCTCTTCCTCGGCGACTACGGCCCCGAGGACGCCAACCCCGACATCGGTGACTCCGCGATCATGGAGACCTACGGCGTCGGCGGGTTCTCGATGGCCGCGGCGCCCGCGATCGTCCGGTTCGTCGGCGGCTCGGTGCCCGATGCGCTGGCGACGACCGAGCGGATGTACCAGCTCACGCTGACCGAGAACCCGGCCATGCAGATCCCGATCATGGGCTTCCGCGGCTCGCCGACCGGGATCGACGTCCTCAAGGTGGCCCGCACCGGCTGGCTGCCGCAGATCAACACCGGGATGGCCGGCCGGGTCGCGGGCACCGGGCAGGTCGGCGCCGGCCTGGTCCAGCCGCCGCAGCAGTGCTTCGAGCAGGCCCTGGCCGCGCTCGCCGA